In Hyalangium gracile, the following proteins share a genomic window:
- a CDS encoding GTP-binding protein, translated as MAKEKFDRSKPHVNIGTIGHVDHGKTSLTAAITKVL; from the coding sequence ATGGCCAAGGAGAAGTTCGATAGATCCAAACCCCACGTGAACATCGGGACCATCGGTCACGTGGACCACGGGAAGACGTCGCTGACCGCCGCCATCACCAAGGTGCT